In the genome of Euleptes europaea isolate rEulEur1 chromosome 7, rEulEur1.hap1, whole genome shotgun sequence, one region contains:
- the MRPL49 gene encoding 39S ribosomal protein L49, mitochondrial: protein MAALALARVGLRRVQLLGGRRQRLLSLGVPHRVGVTVAFMEAEAYMGMGNQESAEPNPAELNYPGIVESTEEYRFVERLIPPTRVPEPPKHDTYPTPCGWRPPQDPPPALPYFVRRSRMHNIPVYKELTHACRKMTLIRKIEGDIWALEKEVKEFLTELSGRTPATQVNEVACFIRIKGYFDEELKQWLMDKGF, encoded by the exons ATGGCGGCCCTAGCATTAGCGAGAGTTGGGCTGCGGAGGGTACAGTTGCTGGGAGGACGTAGGCAACGGCTGCTGTCTCTGGGAGTCCCCCATcgggtaggggtcactgtggcGTTCATGGAGGCGGAGGCTTACATGGGAATGGGC AACCAGGAGTCAGCTGAGCCCAACCCTGCAGAGTTAAATTATCCAGGGATTGTCGAATCTACCGAGGAATACAGATTTGTGGAGAGGCTTATACCTCCCACCAGAGTACCTGAACCCCCCAAACATGACACATACCCCACCCCATGTGGGTGGAGGCCTCCACAAG ATCCCCCTCCTGCCCTTCCTTATTTTGTACGGCGGTCTCGCATGCACAACATTCCTGTCTACAAAGAACTGACCCACGCCTGCAGAAAGATGACACTTATCAGGAAGATTGAAGGTGATATTTGG GCCCTTGAGAAGGAAGTGAAGGAATTCCTCACTGAGCTCTCTGGAAGGACGCCAGCCACTCAAGTCAATGAAGTTGCCTGTTTCATTCGCATCAAGGGTTATTTTGACGAGGAACTGAAGCAGTGGCTGATGGACAAAGGTTTCTAA